In bacterium, the genomic window GGCTTCCAGGAAATAGCGGGTCCATTCGTAGGAGCCAGTGGGAATGTCCACGTCCGCGGCCAGCTCGAACACCTCCGGCGGCCGGTCGCCATGTCGCAACAAACCGGCCTGTGCGCGATCACCGCTTTCAAACAGCCAATCCAGCGGTTTGACCAGCAGCTCATAACTTTCCCAATCGGAATTGTTCCAAGTGTTGAACAGCCGGAAGGAGAATTCATGCGTCATCTGGCGGACCAGGGACCAGTTCGGCCGCGGCTTGTAGTCGCCGGTGAAATCCCACAAATGAATATTCCGGCGCGGCACGAAACCCAGCGAGGGATCGAATCCTGGCCCGATGCGAATGGAGGTGAAATTGACGTCGAACAAGTCGTTGGGATAGTCGAGGCGCAGGCCATAAGCGGACTTGTCGCCTGCCAAATCTTCACGATTGTTGAACAGCCCCCAGACGCCGATCAACAGCGTCTTTTCATCCATGAAGTTTGAAGTGCGGTAGGTGAAGTCCACGCCCGCCGACCAACTGTCGGCACGGCCCTGTTGATCACCGAAGGTGGCGAGCAGGCCCAGGGAAGATTCTTCCAGCACATTTTGCCTGATCCGCAGGGCGCCCATCGTCGCCTGTTCGACGGCGATGGTGGAATCCTCGGTCACGGCAAATTCCTCAACTTTCCGGGTGTTGGCGACCAACGCGCCCAAATTGGTGTTGCCGGCCCGACCGTTGATTTTGCCGCCGGCGTTGATGGGGATCGGCGATTGATCGGCTTCAGCGCTACCGAACAGGCCGATCCGGCGGCTGAAGAACGGCAGGATCGTATCTTCGTCCAGGCCGATGCCGAACTCGAAAATATCCGCGCCCTCCAGAAAAAAGCTGCGCTTTTCCGGGAAATAGACCGGAAAGCGGCTCAGGTTGATCTGACGGACATCCACTTCCGTCTCGGCAAAATCGGTGTTGACCGTCAGCGCCGAGGAAAGGTTCGGCCCCAGCTTTTGGGTGAGGTCGAGACTGAAGTCGCCGTCATATTCCGCCTCGGCGCCAGGCTCGGGCTTGCGTGTTCTGCCGACAACTGCAGGGCGAACGCTCAAACCGACGCCGAGATCGAACTTGGGCAAATCCGTCAGGATGCCGGCACGACTCGTTTGTTCGACTTCAAAGTCGCGCTTGGCGCTGGCCCAGCGGCTGGTTTCCTGCAAACGCTGCACGCGGCGTTGCACGTTGAAGCCCCATTCCGTCAGATCTTTTTTGAAACTGAGGCTTTTGATTGGAATCCGAATTTCGGCAGTCCAGCCGGCCTCATCGCGCGAGGTTTTGGCCTCCCAGATCGTGTCCCAGGCGCCATTGACATCCTCACCCTGCTCGATCACCAAACCTTCCGACCGCGCCCCGACCGGATTCACCGAAAAAACATAGCCGGAGCGGCCGTCCAGAAAAGTGTCGAGCACGATGGCGAGGTGGTCTTCCTGATATTCATCTTCAAACGCGACATCGCGCGATTTGGAGAAAGCGACAATGCCATTCGGCTCGCTATCATAGCAGCGGATGCCGACCACGATCTCCTGCGGGCTGGCCAACACCTTGACGACGGTACGGCCTTCGGGAACGCCGCCTTCCTCGGGTTCGATGGTGACGAGATTGGAAATGCCGTCGGTACCCTCCCCCCAAGCCGGGTCGCTCATTGTGCCATCGAAATTGAAATCAGGCGGCAGTACCCCGGCGCGCAACGTGGGCCGGATGCCGGCCACCGGCGCTTCTTCGCCTTCGGCAGCAGGGGCGGGGATGAATTCCTGCGCGCCGACGAATTGCAGGCTTTCAGGTTCGAAGCTAATCCAGCGAAACAGCGAAACTTTGTAGGTGCGGCCGGCGACGAGCGGGTTCGCCATCTCTTCCAATTGCTCTTCCAACGTGCCGGGAGGATAGACGCCGTAGCGAATCGGAGAATGATAAGTGTTGGTTCCTTCCGTCTCCGTGCCCCACATTTCCTGGTCACCCTCTTCCACGATCAGACGGCCGATGCCGCTGTCCGGCGTCCAAGAGAAGCTGGGGGCCATGCCGGTGCTCACTGAGACCGTGACCATTGCCTCTGCAGTTTGGGCCGGCGCCTGGCTCGCGAGCGACAGCAGCAAGGCTAGGGCGGTAACGAACCAAACAGACCATGGCGATTTCATGTTCAAACCTCCGGCTCTATGGGGAGCAGCAAATTCTGTTTGAAATAGCCGTTCGCCTCATCGGCGCCATATTCGAGTAGCCGGTTTCGCACCCTGTGCCCCCGAGGCGAGGGGGCAATCATTGGCTGCCGGAAGAATGCCTGCCGTGACCCGCGACCGGACGGTTAGACTTTTGAGAGTGAAATCGTTGTTCCAGGAGCAACAGTTCCCTCCCGCCGATCGAAACAATCCCACCGATAGCGAGCATTTTCATCTGCTCGGTTGTTTCCAACTGTTGGCAAGTTCCTTTGGGTTGCGGTTTATCTGCCTCGAGTCTGTGTTGTTCGGTTGAGCGAGGGGAAATGAAAGCACCCTGGTCAAGCAATCACGCCTTCTTCGCGTCTTTTCCCGCCTTGAGTTGGTAGAGTGCCTGGTCTCCTTCTCCGACTTTTTGCAGGAGGCCGGCGCCGGTCAAATGGCGCAGCACGTTGGCCAGCATTTCGACCTCGAACCTCACCTGCTGGCGCATGATCCACCACTCCGCAATTCCCTCGAGGGTGTCGGAAGCGTTGGGGTGCTCGGCAAAGTATTCCAGAATCGCCTCTGTGATTTCTTGTTCGCGCAGGCGACTCTCCTGCTTGGGTTTTGGTTTTCGTTGCATCGCTCATCCGCTCTGTCCCTCAGTATCGAAATGGCAGGCTGCTGGCGCACGGAAAAACTGTCCCGAGAATTCCCCAATAGTGTGCAACTCTCCAGCCAGTTTTTTCTGCGGGCAGCCGCGGTGAAATTTCAATGTTTTAGGAAAGATGGGGAGAGGGGGAGAGGAGGCCAGTGGGGCATGCCGCACCCGGAGTGCGGCATGTACAACTCGGGATAAGTCGTTTTCGCGCAGTGGCTAAGCGAAGTGGGTCAGATTTCACCCAGCAAAGCCGAGAATCTCACCCAGAATCTGCGCCAGGAGTATCCAGTTGAGCAATTTGGTGTTGGAGAAAGTGAAGCCTTTGGGGTCAATGTGATACTTCTTCAGCAGCTTGCCAAAGTCGCGACGTTCTTTACCGGCAGCGAGGGCTGCCCGGCTCACGTTCCCATGATACTCCGCCATTAGGCGCAGGAGGTAGTCCTTTTCGAACGCTTCGATGACTCTCTGCTTCTTGGTCTTGAAGGAGCACTCTTCCGTTGAGACGACCGTGGGGACATCGTGGCGGCGCAGGCTCAGGACCGGAACGCCCAAGTCGTCGATCTGAATCTCAGTGCTGCTGCAAAAATGAACGGCACTGATGATGGCGTTTTCGAGTTCTCTGACGTTTCCCGGCCAGTCATACGTGGCCAGGGCCATCTGAGCGGCGGCGGACAGGCGCGGCATTTCCCGGCCAGGGGGCGTGTGCTTCTGCAGGAAATGGTGGGTGAGCAGGGGGAGATCTTCCTTGCGCTCGCGCAGCGGCGGCATGTGGATGGAAAGGACGCGCAGGCGATAGTACAAGTCGGCGCGGAAAACGCCGGCGGCGATCATGTCTGCCAGCGGCGTGTTGGTCGCCGCCACGACACGCACGTCAACGTGTTGCTCGCGCGTCGATCCCAGCGCCCGGAATTTTTTCTCCTCCAGCACGCGCAAGAGCGAGACTTGCGCTTTGGCGGAAAGCGCTTCGATCTCATCGAGAAAGAGCGTGCCTTTGTCTGCCTCTGCCAGCAGGCCACGGCTGGGCGTTCGCGCATCAGTGAAGGCGCCGCGCTCATGGCCGAAAAGCTCGTTTTCCAGGAGCATATCGGGAAGCGAGCCACAGTGCACCGGCACGAACGGAAACGTCACCCTGGGGCTCAGGTAATGGATTGCCCGTGCCACCAACTCCTTCCCGGTGCCGGTTTCACCTGAAATCAGCACGGTCGCGTCACTGTTGGCCACCTCCGGCAGATGCCGGATCGCTTCCACATAGGCCGGCGCTTCGCCGACGAGTTTCGCGAGCGCTTGCGTGCTGCGGAGGCGTTCAATTAAGCCGTGCATCAGGCCTCCTGATGAAGAGATGTTAACAGAGTCCGTCCGAGATTGGCGGCTTGAGACAGGCTGGGGGGGATATCACATATCTTTCGCGCAAGGGCTGTCCATAGAAATCCGGAAACAACGCCTGTAACTAAGCCGCCAAGCTGAATCTTGGCTGAACGAATCGGGAGAAACTTGCCAACAGCCGTCGCCGAGTGCCACAAGTTGCGGTTTGCGCTGGCCGCGGCGGCTGGCTGGTGAGATTTCGGCCCGGGCGAAGGGCACGGAAACGAATTGCGCGTCCGTTTCTTCCTACCGGTCCTGGGTCAGGCGGGCAGTATAACCTGCACAGTTGTGCCCTTGCCCACGGCGCTCTCGAGTTTGATCTCTCCGTCATGGGCAACAGCAATCCACCGGCAGATGGCCAGCCCGAGGCCGCTGCCGCCGGTGGCGCTGGAGCGCGATTTGTCCACTCGATAGAAGCGGTCGAAAACGTGCGGCAAATCCTGTGGCGAGATGCCCTCGCCGGTGTCGCGAATGGTGAAAACCGCAGCGGCCGGCGTGTGGTGCAGCGCCAGCTCGATCTTGCCCTGGGGCGTGTATTTCACTGCGTTGTCGCACAGGTTCATGAGCATGCGGCGGATGAGCAACTCATCGCCATGAATTTCCACCACCGAACACGGCTGCAGATGCACCGTCACTGCACTGCCCTCGGTGAGAACTTGCACGTCTTCAAAAACTTCCCGGACGGCGACATCCAGCCGAAAGCGTGTCTTCTTGACGGGATATTCGCCGGAATCGGAGCGCGCCAGCAAGAGCAGGTTATCCACGATCCGGCCCACGCTGATGACGCGATCCAGCATTTTTTGCAGAAATGCCCCCGGGTCCTCCTTGCCTCTGAGGTTCTGGCACGCCAGTTCCAAGTCGCCGCGCAGAATCGCGATCGGGGTGCGCAGCTCGTGCGCGGCATCCTGGGTAAATTGCTGCAGCCGCTTCACTCCTTGTTCCACGCGTGCAATCATGCGGTTGAGGGTGGCGATCAGCGCGCCAAACTCGTCTTTGCCCGTGTAGGGCTGCAGCCGCTCCCTCAGGTTGGCCACGGTGATGGACTCCGCCGCTTGTGCTGCCGCCATCACCGGCCGCATCGCCAACTTGGCGAGCAGCCAGCCGCCGCCGACGGTCAGCAGCAGCGCCAGGGGCAACACCCATGCAAGCAACTTGCTGACTTCGAAAGCGACGCGGAAGATGGTGTCGTTTTCTGCGCCGACCGCCACTGACCCCCAGTGCCGGTGAAAAACCCGTACGCGATAGCGGTGGCCGCCGATCGGCACGTCACAGCTGCCGGCCTGGCGTGCGAGCAGATCCGCCGGCAGCAGCGCGCAAATGTTGGGGAGACCGCCGCTGAAGAACTGCGCTTCGCCCTCGCGCTCGATGCGCAGGCAGGCAAACTGGCTCTTCAGGCCGTAACGTTCCTCCAGATCCTCGGGCAGCTCGGCGAACAGGCTGTCGGTTTTGCCGTTGGTCAAGGACAGCAACGGCAGAAAATCGGTTTCGAACAAAGCCGTGATCCAGGTTTCCTCCACACCCAATGCTCGTTGCGCTTCGTCGCTGAGCTGTTGATAAAGTTCCAGCGCCAGCGCGCCGAGCACGAGCAGCAGAACGAGAAGGAAGCTGAGCGCATACCAGATGGTCAGCCGGGCTCGAATGGTCAACATGCGCCGTCTGGCTCCCGCATGACATAGCCGCTGTAGCGAATGGTGTGGATCAGGCGCGGCCGGCCGTCCTGCTCGAGTTTGTTGCGCAGGCGCCGGATGTAAACTTCGATCAGGTTGAGATCGCTGTCGAAATGATAATCCCAGACGTGCTCGGCAATCATGCCCTTGGTCAACACCATGCCTCTGTGATGCAGGAAATATTCGAGGATGGCGTATTCGCGCGAGGTCAACGCGATGGCGGTGTCCTGCCAATGGACCTCGTGGGTGGCCGTGTTCAAGCGCAATTCGCCCAGGGTCAGCTCGCAAGATTTGGGGTGCGCTTGCCGCCGCAACAAGGCGCGCGCCCGCGCGCGCAGTTCCACCACGGCAAAGGGCTTGCCGAGATAGTCGTCCGCGCCGCTATCCAGGCCGTTGACCCGATCCATGATGCCGTCGCGGGCCGTGAGCAGCAGCACCGGCGTTTGCACGCTGTGCGCCCGCAATGCTTTCAGCACGGCCAGGCCGTCTTTCCTGGGCAGCAGAACGTCGAGAATGATCAAGTCATAACATCCCGACAGCGCCATGTCCTCGCCCTGCTCGCCGTGGTAGGCGATGTCGACGGCATGGAAGTCTGCCGTCATCGCGCGACGCACCACTTCCACCATTTCTTTTTCATCTTCGATAACGAGAATACGCATGGCCGTCTTGCCGTAGGAGTTTCATCAATCTGCTGAGTTTCAGGTCCAGGTACTGCTGGTGGCGCGGCAGGCCGCTTTGCCCAAAAGCATTCTCGGGCGTAAATAAACACGTACGCCTCAATTGCAAATAGAAGTCAAAGATGCCAAGCTCGCAGGTGCCTTCTTTTGAGCAACGTGAGAATTCTAAACAGGTCCAAAGATTTCAGACCGAAGTCTGAGAAATGAGGAAGGAGTTTTCGCGCAATGGGCTTTCATGGCTGGTCGCGGTCGACTGATTGCCGAAACAGACGCGCGATTAGGTAACTAACTCTTCGGAATAAAGCAAGAAGTTTTTGTAATATTATTCGTTTCTTTATGATTCCTCGCAGGATTGTTGCTACAATCAATTGCGCAGAATCTATTGCCGCAAGAGCTGAGTGGGCGTCACCGCTCCGGCCGGAATGGGTATCAATCCTCTCTCCCCGGGGGACATATCTGGTGGGCAAAAATCTCTGCGCAGTCAATCAGGATTCCATCATTGCAACAGGAGGTTCCCATGAAAGCTGCAAGGCCTGCGAGTTTGATCGCCTGCCTGCTCGTGCTGGCGCTGGCCGGGTGTCAAAAACATGGACAGAATGCCGCGGATCAAACCGCCGACGGCACGGCGGCGCAACCCGAGAGCGCACTTGCCATGAGCAGCAGCGCGGCAATTATGCTCGCCGACAATGAGGGCGCGGATTACACCCCGAAGATCGACGCCGCCAATTTCGTCGACACCATCGACCATCCTTTTCTCACGCTTGCGCCGGGAAGGGTTTGGATTTATGAAGGCAAAAACGAGGATGGCGGGACGGAAAGAGTCGAAATCGAAGTCACGAATGAGAAGAAGACAATCCTGGGTGTCGCCACCACCGTGGTGCGGGAGCGCGAGTGGGAGAATGGCGAACTGGTGGAGGACACCTATGATTGGTTTGCCCAGGACATACAGGGCAACGTCTGGTACTTTGGTGAGGATTCCAAAGAAATAGAAAACGGCGAGGTGGCGAGCACTGCCGGCTCGTGGGAGGCGGGCGTCAACGGCGCCAAACCCGGACTCGTCATGAAAGCCCAGCCGCAGCCCGGCGACCGTTATCGCCAGGAGTTTCTCAAAGGTGAGGCGGAAGACATGGGCGAGGTGCTCAGCCTGGATGATTCGGTGACCATTGGTTTGGGAACGTTTTCCGGCTGTCTCTGCATCAAAGACTGGTCGCCGCTGGAGCCGGAAGTGGTCGAGCACAAATTCTACTCGCGCGCGGTTGGCAATCTCATCCTGGAAAAGAAGGTGGCCGGCGAGACCGGCCGGATGGAATTACGTGAGATGAAATTCGCCGCAGCAGCGCAATAAGCGACTGCAACGCAGCGCGTTTCAGCAGGCACTGAGCTTGCAGCACTCCCTGCCGGGCAGCGGCGTACTCGTGCGCTGCGCCGCCGCCCGGCGGAAGCGCCAGTCACCACCAAAGCCCGCCATCGGCATATTCCCACAGCAGAAAGCCCATGAGGCGATAATCAAAAGGGCGTGCGCGGCTCAGCGGAAGCTGACTGCCGAATGAAAAGGCAACGTGGCCGCGGCGCACCAGGCCGAGATACAGTTGCGGCGTGAGGAACCACTCGGTTTTGCCGGTCTTGGGCACGGTGAGGCCATTGAGCTCGAGCATGGGAAACAGCCCTTTTTTCTCACGCGTGAGCGGCAGGGTGAAGGCAAGATCGTAGCGCAGCTCGCGGTCTCCTGCGCCGGCCTGCAAAGGCGTTTCGTACTTCACGCTGGCTTGCAGATAGAAAGCGGCGAAACCCTTGGCCGCGGCCAGATAAGGCACGAGCTTCCACGCGCCGTTGCCCACGCCGAGGCCGAGATCGGCCGTGGGCAAGCCCGTCTCCAGCCCGCCGCTGAGGATAAACCGCGCAGCGGCATGCTGCGCGAGTACGTATTTCGCGCTCATTTCAACGTCACCGAGGCCGCGCCTTGCCGGCGAGCCGGATTCATGGGCAAAGGGCACGGCAATCTCCCACTGGCCTCGTTTGCCCCAGCGTCGTTCATAGACAAAGCGCGTGGCCGCGGCCTCGCTTTTTCCGCTTGTGAAGCTGGGCAGCAGAAGCGCTTCGTTTTCGGGAAAGGCTTTGGCGGTGATTTGCGGCCGCCGGAAGTTCAGCTCGCCGGCCGGCCAGCCATTCTCGGTGCAAAACGTTTTCAGGTAGGTGACGATGGTGTCGATTTGCGCCGGCGTCAACACCTCGCCGTAGGCGGGCATGCTCATGGAGAGACCGCGTGCTCCGCCGCCGCGCGCAATGACGGCGGCCCAGTCACGGTGCGGCTCGCGCGAGTTGAAACTGCAATCACTCAGATCCGGCGGGGGCGGGTCGAGCGTGAGGCCTGCGACGCGGCCCCTGCCATCCATGCCGTGACAGCTTGCGCAGCCGGCGTAATCTTCATACATGAATTTGCCGCGGGCATAAACCGCGGTGTGCTCCTCCTGCGACCAGCCGGCACTGGCGGTTCCGGCCAACGCGAACACCAACAGTCTGCTTTTCACGCCAAATCTGCCTCCCTTGCGGCCGCGACCGCAAACCCCGCTGGCTGCGATCGGCGCCGTCTCAGAATCTGTAACCAATGTTCAAATGCGCCAAAAAAGGATGACGGCTGCTGCGCATGATTGTCAATTCGATCGGGCCCAGGATCGTGGGTGCGCCCACCATCAGGCCCGCGCCGGTGTGAAAGCGCCGGCGATTCAAGTTCCACTCCCACACTGGCGTAACGCCGCCGATATTCCACCGCACCGACAAATAGCGGTTCGTCATGAACTCATATTGTCCGCCCAGTTGCAGGGCTTGCAGGTTGCGGTCGGACAGCTCTTGCGGCCGGTAACCCCAAAACGAGCTGGCTCCGCCGAGGAAGAAGTAATCATGCAAGGGCGGATCACCTTCGCTGACGCTGCCAAGCTGCACGCGATTGAGCAACGTCAGCCGCCGGGTGACCGGGTAAAAACCCTGCCAGTCAACCGCATGGCGAAAGTAGCGCAATTCCCGGCCCGGTTGATTGTAGCCTGCTGCGCTCTGCAGCCGCAAAGAATGCCCGCGCGTGGGGAATACCGCGCGCTCGAGCGAGTCGAACCAAAACAGGCCGAAGATCGAAATGATGCTGGCGTCGCGCTCGGGAAAGAGCGGCACGGCAACTTCAGGAGTGAAGTGGCTGGACTCCACCCGGAAGCCTACCCCGGTGACCAGCACGTTCGAAAAGAAACTGCCCAGCATGGCTTCTGCAAAGGTCATGCGCTGGCGGTAACGCGCGACGGTGCGGCTGCCCGAGAATATGTCCAACGAGGTGCGGGCATAATTGAGGCGCTGCCGCAAACCCAGATGGGAACGCAGACCCAAGTGCAAGTAGTATTGGGCATCAACTTCGAATTGATCGCCCAACCGCAGATCAAAATTCAGCGAGGAGCCATGCTCGGCGCGGTTGCGGAAAACGGTGCCGAGCAGCAGCGCCGCCTTGGTACTGCTGTCGTAGCGTAAGCCCAGGCGAAAGAGATCGGCGGATTTCTCGATGACGTCGATGATCAGCCGCATGCCGTCCTCGCGCGGCTCGAAGCGATAGGTCACCCGTTCGAAGAATTGGGAGCGGTAGACGCGGTTGATGGCCCGTTCGACTTGCGTGGCCGTGACCCACACGGGCGGCCGCAAACCGAATTCGGCCATCACCAGGCGGTGGGAAACCTGGCGCAGCCCACGCACGGTCAATTCGCTCACGTAGATCGAATCCGCCGGCGGCAGGGGCTGGCGCGGCGCGGGCTGGCCGAAGGCAGCCAGCGAATCCACCAGTGCGCGCAGCCGGGGCAGCACGCGGCGGGCTGCCACCTCACCGCGGTGGATCAGCGTGTCGGCGCGGTCGAAGCTGGCAGCGCCCAGGCCGGTGAGATCGGGAATGATGAGCACGTTGCACTGCTCGCGCTCGCGCGCATTGATTTCCGCGCCGCGAAAGCTGATGGCCTGATCGATGATGCTGAACACCGAGGTGAGCTTGTCCGCAGTTGCCAGCGGCGCGCCGACATCGACGCCGATCACCACACCGGCGCCCAACTGCCGCACTTCGGTCACGGGAAAATTCCGCACCAACATGCCGTCAACCAGCAGCCGGTGGTCGCGATTGACCGGCGTGAAAATGGTGGGAATGGCCATGCTGGCGCGCATCGCCTCCGGCAGATAGCCGTGGCCCAGCGTCACAGCCTCACCGGTTTCGAGATCGGTCGCGACGCAGACAAAGGGAGTGGGAAACTGTTTGAAGTCGGCGAGGGCACCTACGCGCCAGGTCAGACGCGCGAGCAGCGCCGTCACTTTTTGGCCGGTGATCAGACCGGCGGGCAATTGCACGTTGCGTTCGCGAATTGGGAAGGTGCCGAGGTAGCGGCCGTCCCACGGCTTTTCTTTCATCGGCAAATCACGCCGGGTGATGGCATCGTTGAAAAGGCCGGACCAGTTTTCGTTGCGCGCCAGCGCCGCCAGCGAGTCCGGCGGGTAGCCGATGGCATACAAACCGCCGATGATGCTGCCCATGCTGGTGCCGGCGATGCAATCCACCGCCAGCCCGGCTTCTTCCAGCACCTTCAACACGCCGATGTGAGCAAAACCCTTGGCCCCGCCGCCGCTCAACGCCAAGCCGACTTGTGGGCGCGGTTGCCCGGCTTGCGCCGCAGCCGGAGGCGCCGCGATCAGGCAGACGGCCAAACCGCACAGGAACCAGAACCAGAACTTCACTCGCATCCGATTGTGCCTGAAATGGGAACGCAGATGAACCCAGCAACTCCGGCAGCGCGTCATGCAGGTGCCGCCTCGTTGCTGTGCAGATCTGCGTTCGGTGATAGAGTCGCAACTGCCGTTCGCCGCGCGGGCCTTGCGCAGGCCGGACCCGCATGGCAAGGCAGCCGTGAGGCGCTTACCCTTTCTTGCCCTTCTCCTTCTTGCTCTTGCGCTTCAAATCCTGGCGGTGGGCGCGTTCATACGTCTGAATGTCAACAAAGCGCCCCTTGGCGTCCCGCACGGCATAGAGCTTCTTGCCGGCGACGCTGCGATGCGTAGTTCGTTTCAACTTGCGGGGCATGTTCAACTCCTTGCTTGAATGGTGAGTATGTTGAAGACGGGCGGCTGGGCTCATTGCCCGCAGGCCCGGCGAATTGTGTTTCCGGTGCAGAAGCGATGACTCACGATCCGTCAAGACCCGGCCGCAAGAGCTTCATTCCTCGCATAGAAAGTTTTGATTGATCCAGCCCGCCAGCTCGCCATACCGGATGGGCACCCATACGCTGCCGCCCGCGGTCACTCCGGTGCCGGTTACACGCACACCGGCGGCTGTAGCAGGCAACGTACCTGCAATCGGCGCCGCCGCGCCCGCGGCCACGCGCACGTTCAAAACGTCATCGCTTGCCACATTGAAAACGCGATAAGTCGCAGCCGGCTTCAACACGCGTGTTGCTGCCGGAGCTTTTGTTCCGGTTTTGATTTCCACCTGCACCCAGCCGGGGGCAGGCGTGCCGGCCGGTGCTTCGGCGCCGCTGGAGTTGATGCGATAGTAGTAGACGTACTTGCCGTCCGCCGACCATTCGGCTGCGGTTTGCAGGATGAAATCCCACCGCGCAGTGAATTTGCGCTTACCGCTGCCGTCGGCCGCGAAAAGAAATCCGACATTGTCATTGCATTCATAGCCGCAGCCGATCACCAGGAAATAGTCTTGCGCCGGAGAATAGCGCACTTGGTGAATGGAGAGAAAGCCGTCCTTCCCGGCCTCCAGCAAGACCTGCTCTCCCAAGGTGAGTTTGGTGTAGTCGGCACTGATCACGGCTTTCAGTGCCGGGCGTTGTGGCGCCGGCGGCGCGGGAGGGTGCGCGGGCGTGTTTTGACGCGGAGAACAGGCGCAGAGAACTGCCATCACAATCCATCCGGCGTTTCGCAGCATTTCCGTCTCCTCAGCGGGATGAATCAAGCTGGTCGGGTCAGGCTGAATCACATTTTTTGCGGTGCGTGTTCCGCAGTTTCTTTTGCGCGCCGGGGCGCACTCGCGATGGCCATCCTGTCCTACGGGGCCGGCAACAACTCACTGATCAACGTTTCGACAGCGGCAGGCCGTTTGCCGGCGATTCCGGCTTCCGCATAGCTGTGGGCTTGCTCGTTGACCATCAACCACACATTGATGCGGCCGCTCGCCATCTCCACCCAAAAGGCCGCGGCCTCGGCGCCGCCGCTGTGCGGTTTGTTGCCCGTGACATAGATGATGTCACCCTCGGCCGTGACGGGGCCGGCGACTTGCATGTTTTCCACAAAATCGGGAAAGCGATCGCCCAGCAGCGCGGTGAGCCGTTCATGCAGCGGCGAGGTTTCCCAGAGCCGGACTTCCGTCGGATATTTGCCCACCAGGCTGCGCAGATGAGCGAGCGAGGCGGGCGCAACCTGCGACGACGGCCGGCGCTCCGGTGGAGGCTGTTCCGCTGTGCAGGCCGGGAGACTCAGCAGGAAAAGCGCTGCAAGAATCCTGGCTGGCGGCATCATGAAACCCAGGTGCAGAGGTGAAGAAGCATCGCTCGCTTGGCAGACAACTCGAAATGCGCGCCCGAGTGTTGTTTCTCAAGCGGCATTGCCTTCAAA contains:
- a CDS encoding patatin-like phospholipase family protein; translation: MRVKFWFWFLCGLAVCLIAAPPAAAQAGQPRPQVGLALSGGGAKGFAHIGVLKVLEEAGLAVDCIAGTSMGSIIGGLYAIGYPPDSLAALARNENWSGLFNDAITRRDLPMKEKPWDGRYLGTFPIRERNVQLPAGLITGQKVTALLARLTWRVGALADFKQFPTPFVCVATDLETGEAVTLGHGYLPEAMRASMAIPTIFTPVNRDHRLLVDGMLVRNFPVTEVRQLGAGVVIGVDVGAPLATADKLTSVFSIIDQAISFRGAEINAREREQCNVLIIPDLTGLGAASFDRADTLIHRGEVAARRVLPRLRALVDSLAAFGQPAPRQPLPPADSIYVSELTVRGLRQVSHRLVMAEFGLRPPVWVTATQVERAINRVYRSQFFERVTYRFEPREDGMRLIIDVIEKSADLFRLGLRYDSSTKAALLLGTVFRNRAEHGSSLNFDLRLGDQFEVDAQYYLHLGLRSHLGLRQRLNYARTSLDIFSGSRTVARYRQRMTFAEAMLGSFFSNVLVTGVGFRVESSHFTPEVAVPLFPERDASIISIFGLFWFDSLERAVFPTRGHSLRLQSAAGYNQPGRELRYFRHAVDWQGFYPVTRRLTLLNRVQLGSVSEGDPPLHDYFFLGGASSFWGYRPQELSDRNLQALQLGGQYEFMTNRYLSVRWNIGGVTPVWEWNLNRRRFHTGAGLMVGAPTILGPIELTIMRSSRHPFLAHLNIGYRF